One genomic window of Mauremys mutica isolate MM-2020 ecotype Southern chromosome 5, ASM2049712v1, whole genome shotgun sequence includes the following:
- the SMIM20 gene encoding small integral membrane protein 20, with the protein MARISRTLLIFGGFVAVVGAAFYPIYFRPLLQVEQYRKDQATNRSGIIQEDIQPPGLKVWSDPFGRK; encoded by the exons ATGGCGCGGATCTCCCGCACGCTGCTCATCTTCGGTGGGTTCGTGGCTGTGGTGGGGGCGGCGTTTTACCCCATCTACTTCCGGCCGCTGCTGCAGGTGGAGCAATACA GGAAGGACCAGGCAACAAATCGATCTGGTATTATTCAAGAggatattcagcctccag GGTTAAAAGTGTGGTCTGATCCATTTGGAAGGAAATAA